A stretch of [Clostridium] scindens DNA encodes these proteins:
- the acrC gene encoding acryloyl-CoA reductase, protein MDFNLTEGQRMLQKVVREFVEREIEPIAAEIDKTGVFPSETFQKMTDLGLTGISIPEEYGGCGGTDVDKVIVVSEIARKCAASAAILSIHSIFPQVLLHFGSEEQKRKFIPPAVRGGCLGAFALTEPDAGSDAGAAKTTAMLDEETGEYVLNGTKCFISGGSQADVVLVFALTDPKKGLKGMSCILVEKGTPGFGVGKVEEKMGIHASETAELIFDNCRVPKENLVGKEGKGFGIAMSALDGARIGVGAQALGLAEEALELAVKYAKERVQFGKPIAKLQGIQWYIADMATKTEAAKWLVYYAASLKDTGKPYTKEAAMAKLNASENARFVTNLALQIHGGYGYMQDYPLERMYRDAKITEIYEGTSEIHKVVISRAMLGK, encoded by the coding sequence ATGGATTTTAATTTGACAGAAGGGCAGCGAATGCTGCAGAAGGTAGTAAGGGAATTCGTAGAGCGGGAGATTGAGCCGATTGCTGCAGAGATTGATAAGACGGGCGTATTTCCATCAGAGACGTTTCAGAAGATGACAGATCTGGGGCTTACGGGCATATCAATACCGGAAGAATATGGCGGATGCGGCGGTACGGACGTGGATAAGGTTATCGTGGTTTCTGAGATTGCCAGGAAATGCGCAGCCTCGGCGGCAATCTTGTCTATTCATTCTATTTTTCCCCAAGTGTTGCTGCATTTTGGATCCGAAGAACAAAAAAGGAAGTTCATTCCCCCGGCTGTGAGGGGTGGCTGCCTAGGAGCCTTTGCACTCACAGAGCCGGATGCCGGGTCTGATGCGGGAGCGGCAAAGACGACGGCCATGCTTGACGAAGAGACAGGAGAATATGTGCTAAATGGAACCAAGTGCTTTATATCGGGAGGCAGCCAGGCGGATGTGGTTCTGGTATTTGCCCTGACGGATCCGAAGAAGGGGCTGAAAGGAATGAGCTGTATCCTAGTAGAGAAAGGGACTCCCGGCTTTGGCGTAGGAAAAGTCGAAGAGAAAATGGGTATCCATGCCTCAGAGACGGCAGAACTTATCTTTGACAACTGTAGGGTACCGAAAGAGAATCTGGTAGGAAAAGAAGGAAAAGGATTTGGGATTGCCATGTCGGCGCTGGATGGCGCAAGAATCGGCGTGGGCGCCCAGGCCCTAGGATTGGCGGAGGAAGCCCTGGAACTGGCAGTCAAGTATGCAAAGGAAAGAGTCCAGTTTGGCAAGCCGATTGCAAAACTGCAAGGAATCCAGTGGTACATTGCGGATATGGCGACAAAGACGGAAGCAGCCAAATGGCTGGTCTATTATGCGGCATCCCTTAAGGATACGGGTAAGCCCTATACGAAGGAAGCGGCGATGGCAAAGCTGAACGCCTCTGAGAATGCCCGCTTTGTAACAAATCTTGCACTGCAGATTCATGGCGGCTATGGCTATATGCAGGATTATCCGCTGGAGCGGATGTACCGGGATGCCAAGATTACAGAAATATACGAGGGTACTTCCGAGATCCATAAGGTGGTTATATCCAGAGCAATGCTGGGCAAATAG
- a CDS encoding CaiB/BaiF CoA transferase family protein has protein sequence MLNKPLEGVKVVDLTYFVAGPGTAKILADWGADVIKVEPAFGDPGRGTGAGMTCPADNDCNPFYTTYNSNKRGLSVNLKSAEGKEIMDRLLGKSDVLVTSYRTGALKRLGLDYESLCDRHPHLIWAQVNGFGDYGPAKDNPGFDTVAYWARSGAMMDIAERDTNPINPPIAFGDSVTSCSLAGGICAALYRKLRTGKGDKVMVSLFGQAIWNVGALVASTQYEDEYPKSRKEAISPVINSYQCKDGRWIFLSILEHERYFRILCDQVLDRADLAEDDRLSTTLEAKKNAAVLIRILDQEFRKHTQDEMVERLTKADIAHERIQHVKDVLSDPQAIENQYIMERSNRDGTKTMYAATPVKFGSVKAGNDYDAPLVGQDSEEILAELGYPREDILRWMDDGIVTVVKA, from the coding sequence ATGCTGAATAAACCATTAGAGGGCGTAAAAGTTGTAGACTTGACATATTTTGTCGCAGGTCCCGGAACGGCAAAGATTCTGGCTGATTGGGGTGCCGATGTAATCAAGGTAGAGCCGGCATTTGGAGATCCGGGAAGGGGGACGGGGGCAGGCATGACCTGCCCCGCCGACAATGATTGCAACCCATTTTATACCACATATAATTCTAATAAAAGAGGCCTGTCCGTCAATTTAAAGTCAGCAGAAGGTAAAGAGATTATGGACCGTCTGCTGGGAAAATCGGATGTCTTGGTTACCAGTTATCGAACCGGAGCATTAAAACGGCTGGGTCTGGACTATGAGTCGCTGTGTGACAGACATCCCCATTTGATATGGGCACAGGTAAATGGATTTGGAGATTATGGCCCGGCCAAAGATAACCCGGGATTTGATACGGTAGCCTATTGGGCGCGCAGTGGTGCGATGATGGATATTGCAGAGAGGGATACAAATCCCATCAATCCGCCAATCGCATTCGGCGACAGCGTGACCAGCTGCAGTCTTGCGGGAGGAATCTGTGCGGCTTTATATCGGAAGCTTAGAACCGGAAAAGGAGATAAAGTAATGGTATCTCTTTTCGGGCAGGCCATCTGGAATGTAGGCGCCCTGGTAGCATCCACCCAATATGAGGATGAATATCCCAAATCCAGGAAAGAAGCCATATCCCCAGTAATCAATTCTTATCAGTGCAAAGACGGAAGATGGATATTTTTAAGCATACTGGAGCATGAGCGGTATTTCAGGATTCTTTGCGATCAGGTTCTTGACAGGGCGGACCTGGCGGAAGATGACAGATTATCTACCACGCTCGAAGCGAAGAAGAATGCCGCAGTTCTGATTCGAATTCTGGATCAGGAATTTAGGAAGCATACGCAGGATGAGATGGTGGAGAGACTGACAAAGGCGGATATTGCACATGAAAGGATACAGCATGTGAAAGATGTGCTGAGTGATCCACAGGCGATTGAAAATCAGTATATTATGGAGCGCAGCAATCGGGACGGCACCAAGACGATGTATGCGGCAACGCCGGTCAAGTTTGGAAGCGTCAAGGCAGGAAATGACTACGATGCGCCGCTTGTGGGACAAGATTCCGAGGAGATTCTGGCAGAATTGGGATATCCGCGGGAAGATATCCTGAGATGGATGGATGATGGCATTGTAACGGTAGTTAAGGCGTAG
- a CDS encoding enoyl-CoA hydratase-related protein: MATVYEIMNQLSNIRCEMREQIALLTLNRPEALNALNSKTLEELDLIFESLENTEDILGVIITGEGRAFAAGADIVQMKDYKCEDARNYAGYAQKVFNRIEALEKPVIAAVNGYALGGGCELSLSCDFRIASEKAVFGQPEVDLGVIPCFGGTQRLTRLVGIGRAKELIYTGRKVKAQEAYEIGLVNKVVPGERLEEETMDIMRLIAEKAPMAVRYAKVAITKGADMDLGKGLELEKDIAGITFGTDDKQEGMEAFLEKRKAKFRNR; encoded by the coding sequence ATGGCAACAGTTTATGAGATCATGAATCAATTAAGCAACATACGGTGCGAGATGAGAGAGCAGATCGCGCTGCTTACATTGAATAGGCCCGAGGCGCTGAATGCGCTGAACAGTAAGACGCTGGAAGAACTGGATCTGATATTTGAGAGTCTGGAGAATACGGAGGATATTCTGGGCGTCATCATCACAGGCGAAGGCAGAGCCTTTGCGGCGGGGGCGGACATCGTACAGATGAAGGACTATAAATGTGAGGATGCCAGGAACTATGCAGGTTATGCACAGAAGGTCTTCAATCGGATCGAGGCGCTGGAAAAGCCAGTAATTGCTGCGGTGAACGGGTATGCTCTGGGCGGCGGATGCGAATTATCCCTTTCCTGTGATTTCCGTATAGCTTCCGAAAAAGCCGTATTTGGACAGCCAGAGGTAGACCTGGGGGTGATTCCGTGTTTTGGCGGAACCCAGAGGCTGACAAGACTGGTAGGAATAGGGCGTGCCAAGGAACTTATCTATACCGGACGAAAAGTAAAAGCCCAGGAAGCATATGAAATAGGCCTTGTAAATAAGGTTGTGCCAGGAGAACGGCTGGAAGAAGAAACGATGGATATCATGAGGCTGATCGCGGAGAAAGCGCCAATGGCAGTCCGGTATGCAAAGGTCGCGATCACGAAGGGCGCGGACATGGATCTGGGAAAGGGGCTGGAGCTGGAGAAGGATATCGCCGGCATAACGTTTGGAACAGATGATAAACAAGAAGGAATGGAAGCATTTCTGGAGAAAAGAAAGGCAAAGTTTCGCAACAGATAG
- the iolN gene encoding 3-dehydro-scyllo-inosose hydrolase yields the protein MQETKWYTVEETPSIVFEDTKVGRMKKEIWDASEEEIDAILSEYEIPSPSELGTPGCYIQNTPRCQQIEKRRKNDIVLVPIGSTENHGMHLNTGLDTFNASQIIEGVRRYTAKKGCEVNLAFSPLNYGGHPYHHIGMPGTVIMPDDVVKESVIAMMAGLWNDGYRKIILVNNHGQTWNLEGAIQEFCKRYQLPGIYQLVEWHRAVREFFIPVHKKDSMETHFVHADEAETACGLLMFKDMIDMSAVKDAWGEPLLPDGWIDKSCDTLRRGATWAQSQGHNTIEWKATPGGVIGTPSIATAQKGKRPIAAILRYLTILCEEILEAYPAGTVPPTEKVTMRKEEEIEPCLKEPGSEGWQPIDTLKRTGFYEHL from the coding sequence ATGCAGGAAACAAAGTGGTACACAGTGGAAGAGACCCCGTCAATCGTATTCGAGGATACAAAGGTAGGGAGAATGAAAAAGGAAATCTGGGATGCCAGCGAAGAGGAGATAGATGCAATTCTGTCTGAATATGAGATTCCCTCCCCTTCCGAATTAGGAACGCCAGGATGCTATATCCAGAATACGCCCCGATGCCAGCAGATTGAAAAACGCCGTAAGAACGATATCGTGCTGGTACCGATCGGATCAACGGAGAATCATGGGATGCATCTGAATACGGGCCTTGATACCTTTAATGCCAGCCAGATTATCGAAGGCGTCAGAAGGTATACTGCCAAAAAAGGATGCGAAGTCAATCTTGCGTTCAGCCCTCTGAATTATGGCGGACATCCGTATCATCATATTGGAATGCCCGGCACGGTCATTATGCCGGATGATGTTGTCAAAGAGAGCGTGATTGCCATGATGGCAGGGCTATGGAATGACGGCTACCGCAAGATTATTCTCGTAAATAACCATGGGCAGACCTGGAATCTGGAAGGAGCGATTCAGGAATTCTGCAAGCGATATCAGCTGCCGGGCATCTACCAGCTGGTAGAATGGCATCGGGCAGTAAGGGAATTCTTTATTCCGGTACATAAAAAAGACAGTATGGAAACCCATTTCGTCCATGCGGATGAGGCTGAGACAGCCTGCGGCTTATTGATGTTCAAGGACATGATCGATATGAGCGCGGTAAAAGATGCATGGGGCGAGCCACTTCTTCCGGACGGATGGATTGATAAGTCCTGCGATACCCTCCGCCGCGGAGCCACCTGGGCGCAGAGCCAAGGACATAATACGATTGAATGGAAAGCCACGCCCGGCGGCGTGATTGGCACGCCATCCATTGCCACGGCCCAGAAAGGAAAGCGTCCGATTGCGGCGATCCTCAGGTATCTTACGATTCTTTGCGAAGAGATACTAGAGGCCTATCCTGCAGGTACGGTTCCTCCGACGGAAAAGGTGACCATGCGCAAGGAAGAGGAGATAGAGCCTTGCCTGAAGGAGCCGGGAAGCGAAGGGTGGCAGCCGATTGATACGTTAAAACGCACAGGATTCTATGAGCATCTGTAG
- a CDS encoding transaldolase family protein: protein MKTPLYLTSQTGKTDVWNDSCSIEELNYAIGNGAVGATTNPSIVLNVLKKEMPLWEGRIHELIREMADSTEDEIAWKLIEEMACKGAKLLLPAFEEYKGQKGRLSMQTNPKYYRNAEKITEQAVHFSTLAPNIQVKIPVTKAGIEAIEEATYQGVNINATVSFTVPQAIAVAEAVERGLDRRKAEGRGTEGMTPVCTIMVGRTDDWIKDVGKASGELIDPECYEWAGVAVAKKAYRIYQERKYHTRLLFGALRNHYHWSEFIGGDLVLTIAYGWQKKINSSRIAVENRIDNPVRQEYVDTLYERFEDFRKAYDEDGMAAEEFDDYGATRKTLKSFLDGYAELAALIRGYMLVN, encoded by the coding sequence ATGAAAACACCATTATACTTGACATCCCAGACAGGAAAAACGGATGTGTGGAATGACTCGTGCTCCATCGAAGAATTGAACTATGCGATTGGAAATGGAGCAGTTGGGGCAACTACCAATCCAAGCATCGTCCTTAATGTCTTAAAGAAGGAGATGCCTTTATGGGAAGGAAGAATCCATGAACTGATTCGGGAGATGGCGGATTCCACAGAGGATGAGATCGCCTGGAAGCTGATTGAAGAGATGGCATGCAAAGGCGCAAAACTGCTGCTGCCAGCGTTCGAGGAGTACAAAGGACAAAAAGGGCGTCTGTCCATGCAGACCAACCCAAAGTATTACCGCAATGCAGAAAAGATCACGGAGCAGGCGGTTCACTTTAGTACTCTGGCGCCTAACATTCAAGTTAAGATACCTGTCACAAAAGCAGGAATCGAAGCGATTGAGGAAGCAACCTATCAGGGTGTGAATATTAATGCCACCGTAAGTTTTACGGTGCCGCAGGCAATCGCGGTGGCAGAGGCGGTGGAACGCGGGCTTGACCGCCGTAAGGCCGAGGGACGTGGTACAGAAGGAATGACGCCGGTGTGTACGATCATGGTAGGGCGTACGGATGACTGGATTAAGGATGTAGGCAAGGCGTCCGGAGAACTGATTGATCCGGAATGCTATGAATGGGCAGGCGTAGCGGTGGCGAAAAAGGCATATAGAATCTATCAGGAGAGAAAGTATCATACCCGTCTTCTATTCGGAGCGCTGAGAAATCATTATCATTGGAGCGAATTTATTGGCGGCGACCTGGTGCTTACGATCGCATATGGATGGCAGAAGAAGATTAATAGCAGCAGGATCGCCGTAGAGAACAGAATAGACAACCCTGTAAGACAAGAATATGTTGACACGCTGTATGAGCGATTCGAAGATTTCCGCAAAGCATACGATGAGGATGGCATGGCGGCTGAGGAATTTGATGACTATGGCGCAACAAGGAAGACCCTGAAATCATTTCTGGATGGATATGCGGAACTGGCTGCCCTGATCAGAGGTTATATGCTGGTAAATTAA
- a CDS encoding sugar phosphate isomerase/epimerase family protein, with product MDEERKKARFKFSVASSVNPARNEPVLLTDELIENVRLAAEIGYPALEIHVQNPETVNVEELKATCKKYNIKISGIATGLAYAKEGLCLIHEDEKIQREAVERLKRFVDLAARIDSCLLIGRLKGDIKDMEEYDRWEAVLAENLRQAADYAKKKGVTLMLEAINRYESNYMNKAGEITDFIRRYELPATKVLMDVFHMNIEEASIEDSIRKNIDALGYFHIADSNRMYPGAGHVELKPVFDALADLGYEGYVSLECLRIPDGITAAREGLKYLLEV from the coding sequence ATGGACGAAGAGAGAAAGAAGGCCAGATTCAAGTTCAGCGTAGCAAGCTCAGTCAATCCGGCCAGGAATGAGCCGGTCCTACTGACGGATGAGTTAATAGAAAATGTAAGATTGGCAGCAGAGATAGGATATCCGGCTTTGGAGATCCATGTTCAGAATCCTGAAACCGTTAATGTTGAAGAATTAAAGGCCACATGCAAAAAATACAACATCAAAATCTCCGGGATCGCGACTGGGCTTGCATACGCAAAAGAAGGACTTTGCCTGATTCATGAAGATGAAAAGATACAAAGAGAAGCGGTAGAGCGGCTGAAACGGTTCGTCGACCTTGCAGCCAGGATAGACAGCTGCCTTCTGATAGGGCGTCTGAAAGGCGATATCAAGGATATGGAAGAATATGACCGATGGGAAGCGGTTCTGGCAGAGAATCTGAGGCAGGCGGCAGATTACGCAAAGAAAAAGGGAGTAACGCTGATGCTGGAGGCCATCAACCGGTATGAGAGCAACTACATGAATAAGGCTGGAGAGATTACGGACTTTATCCGGCGTTATGAATTGCCAGCTACCAAGGTTCTTATGGATGTTTTCCATATGAATATAGAAGAGGCGTCGATCGAAGATAGTATCAGGAAAAATATCGATGCATTGGGATATTTCCATATTGCGGACAGCAACCGCATGTATCCGGGGGCAGGACATGTTGAACTTAAACCGGTCTTTGACGCGCTGGCCGATCTTGGATATGAAGGTTATGTAAGCCTTGAGTGCCTGAGGATTCCGGATGGGATTACAGCGGCAAGAGAAGGACTTAAGTATCTTTTAGAAGTTTAG
- a CDS encoding zinc-dependent alcohol dehydrogenase, which translates to MKCKQALMYGPKDLRIEEVELPELLPNQILVKLGACGICQSDVECFEGKSAEGRYDIAPYTPGHEWAGEAVAVGSAVTSIAPGNKVVGECALACFNCANCKDGKLPSACLNMREVGFRPDSPGGMGEYLILEEAYLHVIPDDWTYELGAWVETFNVGYGGVWYNGCNPDASDTVAIIGGGPIGLCASMVCAESGATVIVIDPLEARRENALRYGANLAVDPTAAPVEEQIKELTNGRGADVVIECSGNDVGIASLFDIAGQSARVGVIGHSIGRKVPVEIGKTIWKTMRIAGVAGPERWFPRTIRFMSKIKDKYDFAALNTHHFDFEDIHAAFDMAANHKDIARKVMLTYKGMENK; encoded by the coding sequence ATGAAATGTAAACAAGCTCTTATGTACGGACCAAAAGATCTAAGAATAGAGGAGGTGGAACTTCCCGAACTGCTGCCGAATCAGATCCTGGTCAAATTGGGCGCCTGCGGCATCTGCCAGTCTGATGTAGAGTGCTTTGAGGGGAAATCCGCGGAGGGACGTTATGATATTGCGCCTTATACGCCAGGGCATGAGTGGGCAGGCGAGGCAGTAGCGGTTGGAAGCGCGGTTACGTCCATTGCGCCGGGAAATAAAGTGGTAGGAGAGTGCGCGCTGGCCTGTTTTAACTGTGCGAACTGCAAAGATGGAAAACTGCCGTCTGCCTGCCTAAATATGCGGGAGGTAGGATTCCGCCCGGATTCTCCTGGCGGCATGGGAGAGTATCTGATCCTGGAAGAGGCTTATCTTCATGTGATACCGGATGACTGGACCTATGAACTTGGCGCCTGGGTTGAGACATTCAATGTCGGGTATGGCGGCGTGTGGTATAATGGCTGCAATCCCGATGCATCCGACACGGTAGCGATCATTGGAGGAGGGCCGATCGGGCTATGTGCAAGCATGGTGTGCGCCGAATCAGGTGCTACCGTTATTGTGATCGATCCTTTGGAGGCACGCAGAGAGAACGCGCTCCGCTATGGAGCCAATCTGGCGGTGGATCCTACGGCCGCGCCTGTGGAGGAGCAGATCAAGGAACTTACGAATGGAAGAGGAGCGGATGTGGTCATTGAATGCTCGGGGAATGATGTAGGAATTGCCTCCCTGTTCGATATTGCCGGACAGAGCGCAAGAGTGGGCGTAATTGGGCATTCTATTGGACGCAAGGTTCCTGTAGAGATTGGAAAAACAATCTGGAAGACGATGCGGATTGCAGGCGTGGCAGGCCCTGAGAGATGGTTCCCAAGGACAATCCGATTCATGTCTAAGATTAAAGATAAGTATGATTTTGCGGCATTGAATACCCATCATTTTGATTTTGAAGATATTCACGCTGCGTTTGATATGGCGGCAAATCATAAGGATATTGCCCGCAAGGTTATGCTTACGTATAAGGGAATGGAAAACAAGTAA
- a CDS encoding MFS transporter — protein sequence MNKKKVLAGTLYCLMMAYAFSVTAVGPLLPVLMADYQIPLREAGLFSLFQGGGGIIGLLLGVMFASYIRLDHMVKALAGIYCASLLALGLKMAFLAMLILFFIIGASTKLLDSTLNAYVSELYPADSSKHLSILHACFGMGALLAPLIIAFLLERNMPARRVFAALGIICLAIQCAYYGVQRACPPPAKTEPLKPGQLWEVLKNRHILFLCLCVMSYTGFSCGCSMWVPSYMKSCLGACTTEANYPIYALWMGIILGRLFCARYSQRFNAYRYIIGANLLGGAAIIGATALDAVLAYISAYFIAGFTAGGVVPIAVAIANGRYPAYKSSVSAIITLAAAVGFMLFPSLVGVVAEADFWRGIGLLNIFPVCIAVCMLMAGRAARNYKNENERSNRL from the coding sequence ATGAATAAGAAGAAGGTTCTGGCAGGAACGCTGTATTGCCTGATGATGGCATACGCTTTTTCGGTCACGGCTGTTGGGCCGCTGCTTCCGGTTCTTATGGCAGACTATCAGATTCCGCTGCGGGAGGCCGGCCTATTCTCGCTGTTTCAGGGTGGGGGAGGAATAATTGGCCTGCTGCTGGGCGTAATGTTTGCCTCCTATATCCGTCTGGATCATATGGTAAAGGCGCTTGCGGGCATCTACTGTGCCTCGCTGCTTGCGCTGGGGCTTAAGATGGCCTTCCTGGCAATGCTTATTCTGTTTTTTATAATTGGAGCGAGTACGAAACTGCTGGATTCAACTTTAAATGCATATGTCAGCGAACTTTACCCTGCAGACAGTTCGAAGCATTTGAGCATCCTGCATGCGTGCTTTGGGATGGGGGCCTTGCTGGCACCGCTTATCATTGCGTTTCTGCTAGAACGAAATATGCCTGCGAGAAGGGTCTTTGCGGCGCTGGGCATAATCTGCCTTGCGATACAATGCGCGTATTACGGGGTCCAGAGGGCCTGCCCGCCGCCAGCGAAGACGGAGCCATTAAAGCCTGGCCAATTATGGGAAGTTTTGAAAAATAGGCACATCCTCTTCCTGTGCCTGTGTGTGATGAGTTATACCGGCTTCTCTTGCGGATGTTCCATGTGGGTTCCGTCTTATATGAAGAGTTGTCTGGGGGCATGTACGACAGAAGCCAATTACCCGATATATGCCTTGTGGATGGGAATTATCCTGGGGAGGCTGTTCTGCGCCAGATATTCGCAGAGATTCAACGCATACCGCTATATCATCGGCGCGAATTTGCTGGGCGGGGCGGCTATTATCGGCGCAACGGCGCTGGATGCCGTCTTGGCGTATATATCGGCCTACTTCATTGCCGGATTTACGGCAGGCGGCGTGGTGCCGATTGCCGTTGCGATTGCCAATGGAAGGTACCCGGCGTATAAGAGTTCGGTATCAGCCATTATTACGCTGGCGGCAGCAGTTGGATTTATGCTGTTTCCGTCGCTGGTGGGAGTGGTTGCGGAGGCTGATTTCTGGCGAGGAATAGGCTTGCTGAATATTTTTCCGGTGTGCATAGCGGTCTGCATGCTTATGGCGGGCAGAGCCGCAAGGAATTATAAAAACGAAAATGAAAGGAGTAACAGATTATGA
- a CDS encoding alcohol dehydrogenase catalytic domain-containing protein: MKMKALVVNAKREPKPGYVFDEFEQRTGIVRNGAMVWKDATYGIQEIDVPEVGPDDVLIKVASCGVCGSDGHVHEKDKDGYINFAWLTRFPLIPGHEFCGEIVEIGKDVDTFKVGDYVTAEEMQYCGYCEECRTYHFNQCNNLLEPGSTIPGAMAEYIKVNKKFVWSINDIVEAYGVEEGLELGALVEPTGIAYNGTIIKSGGIKPGTYGAVYGAGAIGLGCIALMRQAGMAKIFAFEVNEERQRMAKEFGADYVFNPVELSKQGIGSREVIMEHTHGWGCDLQIEAAGKPDILYPQMSLSVAAGGAIVNIAHSPKNDAAPVNVAQMIWRNGRVTGSNGHAGDAIFKNVIGLIASRRFDYRKLITGRYTLDEAEQAIIDTQKASGGKNLIKMR; the protein is encoded by the coding sequence ATGAAGATGAAAGCGTTGGTTGTAAATGCAAAAAGAGAGCCCAAGCCCGGGTATGTGTTTGACGAATTCGAACAGCGTACCGGCATCGTGAGAAACGGCGCAATGGTTTGGAAGGATGCTACATATGGAATCCAGGAAATTGACGTGCCGGAAGTAGGACCGGATGATGTGCTGATCAAGGTTGCCTCATGCGGCGTGTGCGGTTCGGATGGACATGTTCACGAAAAGGATAAGGATGGCTATATTAACTTTGCGTGGCTTACCCGGTTTCCGCTGATTCCAGGACACGAATTCTGCGGGGAGATCGTGGAAATCGGAAAGGACGTAGATACATTCAAGGTAGGGGATTATGTGACGGCAGAGGAGATGCAGTACTGCGGATATTGCGAGGAGTGCCGCACATATCATTTTAACCAGTGCAATAACCTGCTTGAGCCTGGTTCTACGATTCCGGGAGCCATGGCTGAATACATCAAGGTGAATAAGAAGTTCGTGTGGAGCATTAACGATATCGTGGAAGCGTATGGCGTAGAAGAGGGCCTTGAATTGGGGGCATTGGTGGAGCCTACTGGTATCGCGTACAATGGAACCATTATCAAGTCCGGGGGAATCAAGCCGGGCACGTACGGCGCGGTCTACGGAGCGGGCGCGATCGGCCTGGGGTGCATTGCGCTTATGAGGCAGGCTGGCATGGCGAAGATATTTGCGTTTGAAGTAAATGAAGAAAGGCAGCGCATGGCGAAAGAGTTTGGCGCGGATTACGTCTTCAATCCGGTGGAATTATCGAAACAGGGCATTGGTTCCAGAGAGGTGATTATGGAACATACCCACGGATGGGGATGCGACCTGCAGATTGAAGCGGCGGGCAAGCCGGATATCCTTTATCCGCAGATGTCCTTAAGCGTAGCGGCAGGAGGAGCCATTGTAAATATCGCGCATAGTCCTAAGAATGACGCCGCGCCGGTAAACGTAGCGCAGATGATCTGGAGAAATGGCAGGGTTACCGGCAGCAATGGACACGCAGGAGATGCGATCTTTAAGAATGTCATCGGCCTGATCGCGTCCAGGCGATTTGACTATAGAAAACTGATTACAGGAAGATATACTCTGGACGAGGCAGAGCAGGCGATCATCGACACGCAGAAAGCCTCGGGAGGCAAGAACCTGATTAAGATGAGATGA